The following proteins are co-located in the Abditibacteriaceae bacterium genome:
- the trmFO gene encoding methylenetetrahydrofolate--tRNA-(uracil(54)-C(5))-methyltransferase (FADH(2)-oxidizing) TrmFO, with the protein MQILNIIGGGLAGSEAAWQAARRNPNIQVRLWEMRPKVQTAVHRTGDLAELVCSNSLKSDSLDKASGLLKWEMRSLDSLILAAADEASVAAGSALAVDRTKFAAGVTQRLEALPNVEIVREEMSAIPDGPCIVASGPLSSQSLAASIQETLGGEFLNFFDAVSPIVDADSLDYETLFLASRYDKGEAAYWNAALSEEKYDELRDALLGAELSESHNPDDAPYFESCLPIEELAARGRLTMRYGALRGAGITDPKTGRWPFACVQLRSENLEGTMYNLVGFQTRLKWPEQTRVLRLIPGLENVEIVRFGVIHKNIFINSPAALQSTFQSNVREDLFFAGQLTGVEGYIESAAAGLMAGRNAATLLAGETPDAPPRETVLGSLAHYITHADAKHFQPMNSNWALLPPLDDSLRGKRKKIPKDEKATLFVARAQEAFHQWQTK; encoded by the coding sequence ATGCAGATTTTGAATATTATTGGCGGCGGCTTGGCGGGAAGCGAAGCCGCGTGGCAGGCGGCGCGGCGCAACCCGAATATACAAGTACGCTTGTGGGAAATGCGGCCCAAGGTGCAAACAGCGGTGCATCGGACGGGCGACTTAGCCGAACTGGTTTGCTCGAATTCGCTCAAAAGCGACAGTTTGGATAAAGCGAGCGGCCTTCTCAAATGGGAAATGCGCTCGCTCGATTCGCTCATTCTCGCAGCGGCAGACGAAGCCTCGGTTGCCGCGGGTTCGGCTCTGGCTGTGGACAGAACGAAATTCGCCGCTGGCGTCACGCAGCGACTCGAAGCATTGCCCAACGTCGAAATCGTGCGCGAAGAAATGAGCGCGATTCCCGACGGCCCGTGTATTGTGGCGAGCGGGCCGCTTTCGTCGCAAAGTCTGGCGGCTTCGATTCAGGAAACGCTTGGCGGCGAGTTTCTTAACTTCTTCGATGCGGTTTCGCCGATTGTCGATGCCGATTCGCTCGATTACGAAACCTTGTTTCTCGCCTCCCGCTACGACAAAGGTGAAGCGGCCTACTGGAACGCAGCGCTGTCGGAAGAAAAATACGACGAATTGCGCGACGCCTTGCTCGGCGCCGAGCTTTCGGAAAGTCACAACCCCGACGACGCGCCCTATTTTGAAAGCTGTCTGCCGATTGAAGAACTCGCGGCGCGCGGGCGTTTGACGATGCGCTACGGCGCGTTGCGCGGCGCGGGCATCACCGATCCGAAAACCGGACGCTGGCCGTTCGCCTGTGTGCAACTGCGCTCAGAAAACCTCGAAGGCACGATGTATAACCTCGTTGGTTTTCAGACGCGCTTGAAATGGCCCGAACAAACGCGCGTGTTGCGCTTGATTCCCGGACTCGAAAACGTCGAAATCGTGCGTTTCGGCGTGATTCACAAGAACATTTTTATTAATTCGCCTGCCGCTCTCCAATCGACATTTCAAAGCAACGTGCGCGAAGACTTGTTCTTTGCGGGGCAATTAACCGGCGTTGAAGGCTACATCGAAAGCGCCGCCGCCGGACTCATGGCCGGACGTAATGCCGCGACGTTACTCGCGGGCGAAACGCCCGATGCGCCGCCGCGCGAAACCGTTCTGGGGAGTCTGGCGCATTACATCACGCACGCCGATGCAAAACATTTTCAGCCGATGAATTCCAACTGGGCGCTGTTGCCGCCGCTCGATGATAGTCTGCGTGGGAAGCGAAAGAAGATTCCCAAAGACGAAAAAGCCACCTTATTTGTCGCACGCGCACAGGAGGCGTTTCACCAATGGCAGACGAAATAA
- a CDS encoding Trm112 family protein, protein MALIDSQLLNDLRCPHCGGELQEDEAAVRLRCTKCALAYPFDDGIPVLLVEEADKPEGFTG, encoded by the coding sequence ATGGCCCTCATTGATTCTCAATTGCTCAACGATTTGCGCTGCCCGCATTGCGGCGGCGAGTTACAAGAAGACGAAGCCGCTGTGCGCTTGCGCTGCACCAAGTGCGCCCTCGCCTATCCGTTTGATGACGGAATTCCCGTTTTGCTCGTCGAAGAAGCCGACAAGCCCGAAGGTTTTACAGGCTAA
- a CDS encoding glycosyltransferase family 2 protein — translation MPLVLEGDGSPVDLSVVILNWNACDFLVDALRSIVSQNWRRAIEIIVVDNNSQIDKSVETVRREFPEITLIAHNENIGFARGNNLGFEKARGRHILFLNPDTIVHDGALDALCDWMDAHPDVGACGPKLLNTDGSLQPSCRAFPSVGAGFFRNTFLGRMFPSNPWTRAYLMEGFTHDKEADVDWLSGSALCVRREAFEKIGGWDADYFMYCEDVDLCFRLKEAGFRRVYVPSATITHHIGASSDWAQGAMIRQHHGSMLLFFRKHYMKGTRILLFPFAALGIGLRATGAMFKLYRRYLRGGVPNRQIERKN, via the coding sequence ATGCCGCTTGTTTTAGAAGGCGACGGGTCGCCGGTCGATTTGTCGGTGGTGATTCTCAATTGGAATGCGTGCGACTTTCTGGTCGATGCGCTGCGCTCGATTGTGTCTCAAAACTGGCGGCGCGCGATTGAAATCATCGTTGTCGATAACAATTCGCAAATTGATAAGTCAGTTGAAACCGTCCGGCGCGAATTCCCAGAAATCACACTCATCGCGCACAACGAAAACATTGGTTTCGCGCGCGGCAATAATCTCGGTTTCGAGAAGGCGCGCGGACGCCACATCTTGTTTCTCAACCCCGATACGATTGTTCATGACGGCGCGCTCGACGCGCTTTGTGATTGGATGGACGCACACCCCGATGTTGGCGCGTGCGGCCCGAAACTGCTCAACACCGACGGTAGTCTGCAACCATCGTGTCGCGCGTTTCCTTCGGTGGGAGCGGGCTTTTTCCGCAACACTTTTCTGGGTCGGATGTTCCCCAGTAACCCGTGGACGCGCGCCTACTTGATGGAAGGTTTCACGCATGATAAAGAAGCCGATGTCGATTGGCTTTCAGGTTCGGCGCTGTGTGTGCGGCGCGAGGCGTTTGAGAAAATCGGTGGTTGGGATGCCGATTATTTCATGTATTGCGAAGATGTCGATTTGTGTTTCAGGTTGAAGGAAGCCGGATTCCGCCGCGTTTATGTTCCTTCGGCGACGATTACGCACCACATCGGAGCCTCCAGCGATTGGGCGCAAGGCGCGATGATTCGCCAGCATCACGGCTCGATGCTGCTCTTCTTCCGCAAGCACTACATGAAAGGCACGCGAATCCTCTTGTTTCCTTTTGCGGCGTTGGGCATCGGCCTGCGCGCGACGGGCGCGATGTTTAAGCTTTATCGGCGTTATCTGCGCGGCGGCGTGCCGAACCGACAAATCGAACGAAAAAATTAA
- a CDS encoding FAD-dependent oxidoreductase yields MKEHLVVIGNGMAGARTVEEIVRRAPDKFRITMFGDEPRGNYNRILLSDVLNGKQDADDIFLHPLEWYRTRGITLHAGVRADRIDRERREVVGGNGLVETYDRLIIATGSRPLVPRVDGLLMEDGARKPGVFVMRTLDDCAAIAGYAVKCRKAAVVGGGLLGLEAARGLMKYGAKVSVIHRNRVLMSQQLDDASGAMLRAQMESLGVDVLLEKNTAKIEGEDRVTGLRFDDGEYLDCDMVVFACGIVPNVEVGRDCGLETERGILVDDQMRSQSDENIYVVGECAQHRGVTYGLVAPLWEQGKVLADCLTGKHASYFGSKQVAKLKVMGVELASMGEVNPRGDDEEIVYREARRGIYKKLIVRDGKLAGAILLGDVTKAAALTQAFDRQSALPDDRAALLFDIGKNKSNAMLEMPDEAPVCNCNGVTKGTIRLVASEGECTPEAVMKCTRAGSGCGSCKTLVREIVDWVRESKAA; encoded by the coding sequence ATGAAAGAGCATCTGGTTGTTATCGGCAACGGCATGGCGGGCGCGCGCACGGTGGAAGAAATCGTGCGCCGCGCGCCCGACAAGTTTCGTATCACCATGTTCGGCGACGAGCCGCGCGGCAATTACAATCGCATTCTGCTGTCGGATGTTCTCAACGGCAAGCAGGACGCCGACGATATTTTCCTGCATCCGCTGGAATGGTATCGCACGCGCGGCATCACTCTTCATGCGGGCGTGCGCGCCGACCGAATCGACCGCGAGCGCCGCGAAGTCGTGGGCGGAAATGGCCTTGTCGAAACTTATGACAGGCTGATTATCGCAACCGGCAGCCGTCCGCTAGTGCCGCGCGTCGATGGCTTGTTGATGGAAGATGGCGCGCGTAAGCCAGGCGTTTTCGTAATGCGAACGCTCGACGATTGCGCCGCGATTGCCGGTTACGCCGTAAAGTGCCGCAAAGCAGCGGTTGTCGGCGGCGGTCTGCTCGGGCTGGAAGCAGCGCGCGGGTTGATGAAATATGGCGCGAAGGTTTCCGTCATTCATCGCAACCGAGTCTTGATGAGCCAGCAACTCGATGACGCTTCGGGCGCGATGCTCCGCGCACAAATGGAATCGCTGGGCGTTGATGTCTTGCTCGAAAAGAACACGGCGAAAATTGAAGGTGAAGATCGTGTCACCGGCTTGCGTTTCGATGATGGTGAATACCTCGACTGCGACATGGTGGTTTTTGCGTGCGGCATTGTGCCCAATGTCGAAGTGGGCCGCGATTGCGGATTGGAAACCGAACGAGGCATTTTGGTGGACGACCAGATGCGCTCGCAAAGCGACGAGAACATTTACGTCGTCGGCGAATGCGCGCAGCATCGCGGCGTGACCTATGGTTTAGTTGCGCCGTTGTGGGAGCAGGGAAAAGTGCTCGCCGATTGTCTCACCGGCAAGCACGCGAGTTATTTTGGTTCAAAGCAAGTCGCCAAGCTGAAAGTGATGGGTGTCGAACTCGCTTCGATGGGCGAAGTGAACCCGCGCGGTGATGACGAAGAGATTGTTTACCGCGAAGCGCGGCGTGGCATTTACAAAAAGCTAATTGTGCGCGACGGCAAACTCGCGGGCGCAATTCTGCTGGGCGATGTGACCAAAGCCGCCGCTTTAACACAAGCTTTCGACCGTCAGAGCGCTTTGCCCGACGACCGCGCGGCGTTGCTTTTCGACATCGGCAAGAACAAATCGAATGCGATGCTCGAAATGCCCGACGAAGCGCCGGTTTGCAATTGCAACGGCGTCACCAAAGGCACGATTCGCTTGGTGGCTTCCGAAGGCGAATGCACGCCCGAAGCCGTGATGAAGTGCACACGCGCCGGAAGCGGCTGCGGAAGTTGCAAAACACTGGTTCGCGAAATCGTCGATTGGGTGCGCGAAAGTAAAGCGGCGTAA
- a CDS encoding molybdopterin oxidoreductase family protein: protein MTTATHCPYCALQCGMNLKEVEEVRPNSTGLRLEVQPRDFPTNRGGLCRKGWTSADLLLHNDRLTSPLMRAHKNAPLEEVSWETALDFVAQKFLQIQAESGRDAVAVFGGGGLTNEKAYALGKFARVALRTKNIDYNGRYCMSSAAAANNKAFGMDRGMPFPLEDIAHAETILLVGSNAGETMPPIMQWFEAQRENGGKLFVVDPRFTPTAENATRHLQITPGTDIALANGLLHIAMRDGLCDKEFIASRTTGWEEARSNAAAYWPDRVERMTGIPVAYMEETVHALANSKTAMILSARGAEQHSKGSDTVLAFINLALALGKMGVRGSGFGTLTGQGNGQGGREHGQKADQLPGYRKIDDPKARAHMAEIWGIDEKEMPGVGVSAVELLELLGTENGPRALLVMGSNVVVSSPRASRVKDKLRSLDLLVCADMFVSETGALADVIFPITQWAEETGTMTNLEGRILLRRKAKEAPEGARSDLDIMQGLATRFGCGEKFPIAPEIVFEELRRATAGGIADYSGVTYENIAAHNGVFWPCNENTGEQGTPRVFLDKFATPDGRARFHPTPYCVAAEEPCEDFPFFMTTGRVMAQYQSGTQTRRLRSLNVMSGEAFVEMHPDLAFELNVENGEIVRVATRRGAVEVPARIVDSIRSDTLFLPFHWPGVNALTNAALDPTSKMPEYKICAAKLEKVEVVPGTVEFDRTIKVL, encoded by the coding sequence ATGACAACAGCCACTCACTGCCCCTACTGCGCGCTTCAATGCGGCATGAACTTGAAAGAGGTTGAAGAAGTACGACCGAATTCGACCGGACTCCGCTTGGAAGTTCAGCCGCGCGACTTTCCAACCAACCGCGGCGGGCTTTGCCGCAAAGGTTGGACAAGTGCCGACTTGCTTTTGCACAACGACCGGCTGACAAGCCCTTTAATGCGCGCGCACAAAAACGCCCCCCTCGAAGAAGTGTCATGGGAAACCGCGCTCGATTTTGTGGCGCAAAAGTTTTTGCAGATTCAAGCCGAAAGTGGGCGCGACGCGGTGGCGGTTTTCGGCGGCGGCGGGCTGACCAACGAAAAAGCGTATGCGCTGGGGAAGTTTGCACGCGTGGCGCTTCGCACCAAGAACATCGATTACAACGGGCGCTATTGCATGAGTTCGGCGGCGGCGGCGAACAACAAGGCGTTCGGCATGGATCGCGGGATGCCGTTTCCGCTCGAAGATATCGCCCACGCCGAAACGATTTTGCTGGTTGGTTCCAACGCGGGCGAAACAATGCCGCCGATTATGCAGTGGTTTGAAGCGCAGCGCGAAAACGGCGGCAAACTCTTTGTCGTTGACCCGCGCTTTACGCCGACTGCCGAAAACGCTACGCGCCATTTGCAAATCACGCCGGGCACCGACATCGCGCTTGCCAACGGACTGCTTCACATCGCGATGCGCGATGGGTTGTGCGATAAGGAATTTATCGCGTCGCGCACGACAGGCTGGGAAGAAGCGCGCAGCAACGCCGCCGCCTACTGGCCCGACCGCGTTGAGCGCATGACTGGAATTCCCGTTGCGTATATGGAAGAAACCGTTCACGCGCTGGCGAACAGTAAAACCGCGATGATTCTCTCTGCTCGCGGGGCCGAGCAACACTCCAAAGGCTCCGATACAGTTCTGGCGTTTATCAACCTTGCGCTTGCTTTGGGAAAAATGGGCGTGCGCGGCAGCGGCTTCGGCACTCTTACCGGACAGGGCAACGGACAGGGCGGGCGCGAGCATGGCCAGAAAGCCGACCAGCTTCCGGGGTATCGCAAAATTGACGACCCGAAAGCGCGCGCGCACATGGCCGAAATTTGGGGCATCGACGAAAAAGAAATGCCAGGCGTCGGCGTCAGCGCGGTTGAATTGTTGGAGTTGCTCGGAACCGAAAATGGGCCGCGCGCACTTTTGGTGATGGGTTCTAACGTGGTGGTTTCGTCGCCGCGCGCCAGCCGCGTGAAAGATAAGCTGCGAAGCCTCGATTTGCTGGTGTGCGCCGATATGTTCGTGTCGGAAACCGGCGCACTTGCCGATGTTATTTTTCCGATTACGCAATGGGCCGAAGAAACCGGCACGATGACGAATTTGGAAGGCCGCATTTTGCTGCGCCGGAAAGCAAAAGAAGCACCAGAAGGCGCGCGCAGCGATTTGGATATTATGCAAGGCTTGGCGACACGTTTCGGTTGCGGCGAAAAGTTTCCGATCGCACCAGAAATTGTGTTCGAAGAATTGCGGCGCGCAACAGCAGGCGGCATCGCCGATTATTCGGGCGTGACCTATGAAAACATCGCAGCCCATAACGGCGTGTTCTGGCCGTGCAACGAAAACACCGGAGAACAAGGAACGCCGCGCGTTTTCCTGGACAAGTTCGCAACACCCGATGGTCGCGCGCGTTTTCACCCGACGCCGTATTGCGTGGCGGCAGAAGAGCCATGCGAGGACTTTCCGTTCTTCATGACAACGGGCCGCGTGATGGCGCAATATCAAAGCGGGACGCAAACGCGCCGTCTGCGCTCTCTGAACGTGATGTCGGGCGAAGCGTTTGTCGAAATGCACCCCGATCTGGCGTTTGAATTAAATGTCGAAAATGGCGAGATCGTGCGCGTGGCAACGCGACGCGGTGCGGTTGAAGTTCCGGCGCGCATCGTCGATTCGATTCGCTCTGACACGTTGTTTTTGCCGTTTCACTGGCCCGGCGTCAATGCGCTGACCAATGCGGCGCTCGACCCGACTTCAAAAATGCCGGAATACAAAATCTGCGCGGCGAAGCTGGAAAAAGTCGAAGTCGTTCCAGGTACGGTCGAATTTGACCGAACCATCAAGGTCTTATGA
- a CDS encoding nitrate/nitrite transporter, with translation MHLSDFKKSGHTPTLLSAFLYFDISFMVWVLLGPLAVFIAEDYNLSPTQKGLLVALPLLGGSVLRLVMGTLADRIGARKTALIGLALTLVPLIWGWKAANSLSELHIIGLLLGVAGASFAVALPLASRWYPPEHQGLAMGIAGAGNSGTVLTALFVPRLAKHFGDWHAVFGLAIIPVVVVFFIVALFAKDSPQKAAPRRLSEYTSVFRESDTLWFCLFYCVTFGGFVGLGSFLPTFFKDQYGLEKISAGNLTALCVCAGSFVRPVGGYLADRFGGVRMLNMLYVVIAVLAIGVAQLPTLPIIVTLMVCLMAVLGCGNGAVFQLAPQRFAERIGVVTGIIGAAGGIGGFCVPFALGALKESRGSYALGFIAFALCAGACIGLVMSLHPLWQRAGWLGEGGRAALATD, from the coding sequence ATGCATTTAAGTGACTTCAAAAAGAGCGGGCATACACCAACATTGCTCAGCGCCTTTTTGTATTTCGATATCAGCTTCATGGTGTGGGTGTTGCTAGGCCCACTCGCCGTATTTATTGCCGAAGATTACAACCTCTCGCCCACGCAAAAAGGCTTGCTGGTTGCCCTCCCGCTTCTGGGTGGTTCGGTTCTACGCCTGGTGATGGGCACTTTGGCCGACCGCATCGGTGCGCGCAAAACAGCGCTCATTGGTTTGGCGCTGACGCTTGTGCCGCTTATCTGGGGCTGGAAAGCTGCGAACTCGCTGAGCGAACTACACATCATCGGCTTGCTTTTAGGCGTCGCGGGTGCGAGCTTCGCTGTTGCATTACCACTAGCTTCGCGCTGGTATCCGCCGGAGCATCAGGGTTTGGCGATGGGCATTGCCGGTGCGGGTAACAGCGGAACGGTTCTCACCGCGTTGTTTGTGCCGCGACTTGCCAAGCACTTTGGCGACTGGCACGCGGTGTTTGGTCTGGCGATTATTCCGGTTGTCGTTGTGTTCTTCATCGTTGCCTTGTTTGCCAAAGACAGCCCGCAGAAAGCTGCGCCGCGCCGCCTGAGCGAATACACCTCGGTATTCCGTGAAAGCGACACTCTCTGGTTTTGCCTTTTCTACTGCGTCACGTTCGGTGGCTTCGTCGGGCTGGGTAGCTTCTTGCCGACATTCTTCAAAGACCAATACGGGTTGGAAAAAATCAGCGCCGGAAACCTCACGGCATTATGCGTTTGCGCCGGAAGTTTTGTGCGCCCCGTTGGTGGCTACCTCGCTGATAGGTTTGGCGGCGTGCGAATGCTCAACATGCTTTACGTTGTCATTGCTGTCCTAGCGATTGGTGTTGCTCAACTTCCGACGTTGCCGATTATTGTGACCTTAATGGTCTGCCTGATGGCAGTTCTCGGTTGCGGGAACGGTGCTGTCTTTCAGCTTGCGCCGCAACGCTTCGCCGAACGCATCGGTGTTGTCACCGGCATCATCGGCGCGGCGGGCGGCATCGGCGGTTTCTGTGTTCCGTTCGCTTTAGGTGCACTCAAAGAATCGCGCGGTAGCTATGCGCTGGGCTTCATTGCTTTTGCACTTTGCGCTGGTGCGTGCATCGGCCTTGTGATGTCGCTGCACCCGCTGTGGCAACGCGCCGGATGGCTCGGCGAAGGTGGCCGCGCAGCTTTGGCAACCGATTGA
- a CDS encoding ABC transporter ATP-binding protein, with amino-acid sequence MNNICVQINGVTKAFDGPKGSSIALKDINLEIKSGEFVSLIGHSGCGKSTLLNMIAGLYQPTEGEILVEGKKVEGPGPDRAMVFQQYSLLPWLSVRQNVFEAVDALRDDLAWQDKNKLVEKFLTKVGLIAHADKKPHQISGGMKQRVAIARAFAVHPKVMLLDEPFGALDALTKGSLHEELLRMWSNDSETKNVIMVTHDIDEAIFLSDRIVVMTNGPEATVGEIIEVPIPRPRDKRAILHTREWTETKERLLYLLTEAYSHREEVAA; translated from the coding sequence ATGAATAACATCTGCGTTCAAATCAACGGTGTCACCAAAGCGTTTGATGGGCCCAAAGGCTCCAGCATTGCGCTCAAAGACATCAACTTGGAAATTAAATCTGGTGAGTTTGTTTCGCTCATTGGCCATTCAGGCTGCGGCAAAAGCACGCTGCTCAACATGATAGCCGGTTTGTACCAGCCGACTGAAGGCGAAATTTTGGTTGAGGGCAAGAAAGTAGAAGGTCCTGGGCCTGACCGCGCGATGGTCTTTCAGCAGTATTCGCTTTTGCCGTGGTTATCGGTGCGGCAGAACGTCTTTGAAGCGGTTGATGCTTTGCGCGACGATTTGGCGTGGCAGGACAAGAATAAACTCGTTGAAAAGTTCCTCACCAAAGTGGGCCTTATCGCGCACGCCGATAAGAAGCCGCATCAGATTTCGGGAGGCATGAAGCAGCGCGTGGCGATTGCTCGCGCGTTCGCGGTTCATCCGAAAGTGATGTTGCTTGATGAACCGTTTGGCGCACTCGATGCGCTCACCAAAGGCTCGCTACACGAAGAGCTGCTGCGGATGTGGAGCAACGATTCGGAAACTAAAAACGTTATCATGGTGACGCACGACATCGACGAAGCGATTTTCCTTTCCGACCGCATCGTTGTGATGACGAACGGGCCAGAAGCAACCGTGGGCGAAATCATCGAAGTTCCGATTCCACGGCCACGCGACAAGCGCGCCATTTTGCACACGCGCGAATGGACCGAAACCAAAGAACGTCTGCTTTATCTCTTGACCGAAGCTTACAGCCACCGTGAAGAAGTCGCAGCTTAG
- the ntrB gene encoding nitrate ABC transporter permease, which produces MTETPTHISTHALTAAQPARNEAPKKRDPRLSAALNGLKSAATGMLGFVLMLVVWQAMVMTFAKTIPGPLETFAELWRLVSNPFYDNGPNDKGIGIQVGYSLARVGGGWLIGSMIAIPAGIFMGGSEFGKKLFGPIVQIMRPVSPLAWYPIGLAVLKDAPQAVIFAIVITSLWPTLLNTMFGVASLPDDYKNVARVFHFSKAQYVKKILLPFALPHIITGLRLSMGIAWMVIVAGEMLAGGTGIGFFVWDSWNSLMLTRVISAILIIGGIGLLLDRGFEFLHRRFAYGS; this is translated from the coding sequence ATGACTGAAACTCCTACACACATCTCGACACACGCGTTGACCGCAGCGCAACCAGCTCGCAACGAAGCACCCAAAAAGCGCGATCCGCGCCTGAGCGCCGCTCTTAATGGGCTGAAAAGTGCCGCCACTGGAATGCTCGGCTTCGTGCTGATGCTGGTGGTGTGGCAGGCGATGGTGATGACGTTCGCCAAGACAATCCCAGGCCCTCTCGAAACCTTTGCCGAACTATGGCGCCTCGTTTCTAATCCGTTCTACGATAATGGGCCAAACGATAAAGGCATTGGTATTCAGGTTGGCTATTCGCTCGCGCGTGTTGGCGGCGGTTGGCTCATCGGCTCGATGATTGCGATTCCTGCCGGTATCTTTATGGGGGGCAGCGAATTCGGGAAAAAGCTGTTCGGCCCGATTGTTCAAATCATGCGTCCGGTTTCGCCGCTCGCTTGGTATCCAATTGGCCTGGCGGTTCTCAAAGATGCACCGCAAGCCGTCATCTTCGCCATCGTTATCACCAGCCTGTGGCCAACGCTGCTTAATACAATGTTTGGTGTCGCAAGCCTGCCCGACGACTACAAGAATGTCGCTCGCGTCTTCCACTTCAGCAAAGCGCAATACGTGAAGAAGATTCTGCTGCCTTTCGCTTTGCCGCACATTATCACCGGCCTGCGCCTTTCGATGGGCATTGCATGGATGGTTATCGTCGCCGGCGAAATGCTGGCGGGCGGCACGGGCATCGGCTTCTTCGTGTGGGACTCGTGGAACTCGCTGATGCTGACCCGAGTTATCTCCGCCATTCTCATCATCGGCGGCATCGGACTCTTGCTCGATCGCGGCTTCGAGTTTCTCCATCGCCGCTTTGCTTACGGTAGCTAA
- a CDS encoding CmpA/NrtA family ABC transporter substrate-binding protein, with amino-acid sequence MALNRRDFLQRAILTGAAVSTGAIAGGSLLSGCGNKSTTTGNTASPGGGGGKGNPIRIGFIPLTDCASVVMAHELGFYKKHGVDVEVIKQVNWAATRDNLLNGEIQAAHCLFGMPFSVYTGASGPDVKGKELPIAMVLNANGQAITLKTSMAKAVGYNELGGLKAAATALGKQPTFAMTYPGGTHDMWLRYWVAAQGLDATKASKDVAFKVIPPPQMVANMEVNNMDGYCVGEPWNGLAVKKGIGYTAIATQDIWKDHPEKALVCNKEFATDRKDDLRKVMMAILEASAWLDNMGNRARAAKVIGGESYVKAPADVIDARLMGQYDLGAGLGKHVYKDDSMMFHKGGAVNMPMKSHALWFMEQYVRFGLLPAAPDYKAVANTLILSDLYAEVASKMKLAMPTDMKPFTVALDKKTFDPTKLVKA; translated from the coding sequence ATGGCATTAAACAGAAGAGACTTTTTACAGCGTGCAATTTTAACTGGGGCTGCTGTCAGCACGGGAGCTATCGCTGGTGGTTCGCTACTGTCCGGTTGCGGCAATAAGAGTACGACGACAGGTAACACCGCTTCTCCAGGTGGGGGTGGCGGAAAAGGAAACCCGATTCGCATTGGCTTTATTCCTCTTACCGATTGTGCAAGTGTCGTTATGGCTCATGAATTGGGTTTCTATAAGAAACACGGCGTCGATGTGGAAGTTATCAAGCAGGTGAATTGGGCGGCGACACGCGACAACTTACTTAACGGGGAAATTCAAGCAGCACATTGTTTGTTTGGAATGCCGTTCTCGGTTTACACCGGTGCTTCCGGCCCCGATGTTAAAGGTAAGGAACTTCCGATTGCGATGGTGCTCAACGCCAACGGCCAGGCGATTACTCTGAAAACGTCGATGGCTAAAGCCGTTGGTTATAACGAGCTTGGTGGCTTGAAGGCAGCAGCGACAGCTTTGGGCAAACAGCCAACCTTTGCTATGACTTATCCCGGTGGCACGCACGATATGTGGTTGCGCTACTGGGTTGCGGCTCAAGGTTTAGATGCAACGAAAGCCTCGAAAGATGTCGCGTTCAAAGTGATTCCTCCTCCGCAGATGGTCGCTAACATGGAAGTTAATAACATGGATGGTTATTGCGTTGGTGAACCGTGGAATGGTTTGGCTGTCAAGAAAGGCATTGGCTACACCGCGATTGCAACGCAGGACATCTGGAAAGATCATCCTGAAAAAGCCCTCGTTTGTAATAAGGAGTTTGCAACCGACCGCAAAGACGATTTGCGCAAAGTAATGATGGCGATTCTCGAAGCCAGCGCGTGGCTCGATAACATGGGCAATCGTGCCAGGGCTGCAAAGGTTATCGGTGGCGAAAGCTATGTCAAAGCACCGGCAGATGTTATCGATGCACGCTTGATGGGACAATACGATTTGGGTGCAGGATTAGGTAAGCACGTTTACAAAGACGATTCGATGATGTTTCACAAAGGTGGTGCCGTGAATATGCCGATGAAAAGCCACGCGTTGTGGTTCATGGAGCAATATGTGCGCTTCGGCCTCTTGCCCGCCGCACCCGATTACAAAGCGGTCGCCAACACTCTTATCCTCAGCGATTTGTATGCTGAAGTAGCCTCCAAGATGAAGCTCGCAATGCCGACTGATATGAAGCCGTTTACGGTTGCCCTGGATAAAAAGACGTTCGACCCGACGAAGCTCGTCAAAGCTTAA